The genomic DNA AAGTGGCCCGCCATGAAGTGCCGGATTCCGTCCCGCTCATGGACGTGGACGTGAAGTATTACCGATACAGTTTCTAGGAAAATTTCCGACCATCACACCGCCGGTTCAGTCGAGCATCCTGCGAAGCCATTCCTGGAATGCAGGCTCGATTTCGTCGCGAACGCGTGACAGGTCGGGATGCCCGCTGGCAAACATGACCTCAATGCGATCTCCGGGGCGATACCGTTTCCAGACATCATGCGGCAGAAATGCCGAGGCCTGACGGACAAAACCGTCATTATCCACATACTTGTAATCCACAGTGTAGCGGGAACCGTCCGACGTTGCGGCTGTGGTGCTTACGGCAATCACCAGCCCTGTCGTATGGTCCTCGCCATACAGTCGCAATCGCTCCTCGCGCAGCACGTCATACGGCACATGATAGAGGAAAACACAGATGAGGGTGACAGCGGCAAGCCCGAGAACAACACGAAAAAACTTCTGTGCGGGAGTGCGCTG from uncultured Pseudodesulfovibrio sp. includes the following:
- a CDS encoding DUF3592 domain-containing protein; its protein translation is MGMIFTPGRHPQRTPAQKFFRVVLGLAAVTLICVFLYHVPYDVLREERLRLYGEDHTTGLVIAVSTTAATSDGSRYTVDYKYVDNDGFVRQASAFLPHDVWKRYRPGDRIEVMFASGHPDLSRVRDEIEPAFQEWLRRMLD